The Scophthalmus maximus strain ysfricsl-2021 chromosome 14, ASM2237912v1, whole genome shotgun sequence region tttcccgTCTTCTTCCCGAGGGCCCAGGGCAGGTTGACCGCCTCTGGTCgctttcacatttcaaaattgaaattgaaagtgGCTGTAGGAGAAGCATATACGAATATGTAATGAGCTCCTTCCGAGGTCCACTATAGAACAATGAGCTATAGATTTTAATGAATGTTACCTCTCGTAGGCCACAGTGGGAACTAACCACACAGCGGGTTAACACTGCCACAGTCTGTTGGATTGCCGGCGAATAAAATCAATCCCGTCGACgggaaaatgtacaaaaacaccCGGAATCCAACAGGACCGGAGTGGACGGGGCATTGACATGTCAAGTGCCAAATGACTGCCTGTCAATACGTTCACTGACCAGAAAGGTCTCTCACTGTCAAGGGACCGCGAGGTATaagggtggggtggtggggggggggggggggggggggggggggggggactggaggTGAGAGTCAATCAAATTATCTCCTTCCAGCCCACTAGACTCAAGAGGTGGAGGTAAGCAACCAGAGCCTCTTCTGAGAGGACTGGCAATGTCTGTGGGGTGCAATctgagcagcccccccccaccccccaccccccgcggAGAGCGGCTTGCACTGATGAACCTTGTAGCAACTGCCCCCGACTCCTTTGCATCTCCAACGAAAATACAGATGGACCTAGGTGCCCGTTGGAAGGACGCGATAGCCCGATAGCAGCGCCCACAGCGACCCAATGTTGGGTTTGGCTGAAATGCTggaaaggaaggggagagggagaaaaagaagcgCTGCTGATTTGCATGTGACAAAGCCGGCGCCCGTGTGCTATTTGTTTGTCCCCTCCGGTGAATGGAACCCTCCGGAGAGCAGCAGACAGTGGAAATGCTGTTCAGATCAGAGCGATAATGACTCTTACTGCATGAGAGTCTGCATGCGCGGGGACCGCAACCGGTCTGATCCCCGTCCCCCTTTCATTTCTGTCTCATTAGATCAACCGGTGGAAGTCAGACGGCCCCTCTGCCACCGATGTGCTTCAAGACATGAAACACGAAACACGAGCCACGTCACAACACATCAGGAATTAAACCGCCTCGAATGAAGGGGGGATttaccagaagaagaagaagaagaagaagaagaagaagaaaaacctccCACTTGGCGGCTCCATTCAAATTAAGCTCATGTCAAGatatgaggagggggagaaaagaaaatatctgaaaagaacagaaagtattgcaggcgtgtgtgtgtgtgtgtgtgtgtgtgtgtgtgtgtgtgtgtagggggggaGTAGCAGGGGGCATATTCAACTCATTCCTGTGTCATGTCATATAAATCTGTTTTGAgacttttgttttctgatcaCTCCTGAATAGAATGTGAGTGACagccggcggggggggggggggggtcacacctTGGTTCACTGgcatgagttgtttttttgatttttcttttctttttcttttcttttttaatggtCCTTGGAAAAAACCTCCTTCCTCATGTGTCACGGGGAATGTTCAGACACGGAGGATCAACCGGGAGGGAGCGGATTTTCATAATGAGTCACACCTCTCTAACGTCTTGATACACTTTCTTAGACCAAGACCTTTTGAGCGCGCTGTCACCAGAGAAGGCCCGTCAAATGCTATTCACTATGAATGGATGACATGAAATCATAAATGCACTAATTGAATCAGCTGCGTTCTAAAAAACAAAGATGCTGAGTAGGTTCACATCTCGCCGCTGATCTAGTTAGGCTGTCATCAGTTTTTCACACGACACACACTGAGCCCATGTGGTGTCAAAAAGAAGCCTTTCGTGTGCCCTCACACTTTCCTTTCACATCTTAAAGGCACAATTATGCGAaacttgttttggtttttcaatGTTCGAGTTTgttccctcctttcccctcGCGAGGGAGAAATAGTGGATTCGGAGCTAATTCAAGTTTTCAGCAGCCTTCACGTGAGACGGTGTCAGTTTCAGTCCACGTTGTTGACCTCCACTTGTCCTGAGGTCGTCGTGACGACCAAGAGGGCGATGGCGGGCCAGACGCTCCCACCAGCAgcttaaaatatgaaaaacgaCCCAAAAAAATGGCCAAAAGGTATGTTCCACTACTCGCCGGCATTCCcgtaaaacagaaaacacacacacacacacacacactaacacacacccaccacccaGTCACCTTTCCACACGGTGTCCCCCAGGGCACGGCTCTGGTCTGTTTGAAGATCAAAGCGGCCGAGGTAAAACAGCATGTTTACAGGTGTTGGGAAATTGAAAATTTCCTTGGCTGAGTGTGGTTTAGACTGGAAAAGGAAGTCTgcgatcatgtgtgtgtgtgtgtgtgtgtgtgtgtgtgtgtgtgtgtgtgggacaggcAGTCATGACAGTCAGTTTGCTCATATATATTCTAGCATTTGAACGTATGTCCATACCAAAGATGTTCCCAAACTGTGGACACTTATGACAATAACCATGATGTCCACAATAGGATGATGTGAAAttagccccccacccccaccccccgtgtGCCCCTGCTCCTGTGTGCAGACAATCGGGCCTCTGATTGCGCGGCCGCTCTCGTCTCCGAGGGCCTTGGCTGCACGGAGACAAAAGTTCCCGTGCGCATGAAAACACTTCTCTCACATTAGAGGCACATTATTAGCAAAACAGAGACGGCAAGGTGTTGTGTGGCAGCCACGTCGAGAACcccactgcaaaaaaaagggcagCACCGGGGGAGGATGCTGAGTTTGTGAGGGATTAGTTGAATTCTAACAATTTTGGGGAGAGGggttggggtggtggtggtgggtggtggggggccCACAACAATAACCACGACCTCAGTCGAGCTCAAGTATGTCATTTGCTCTGCACCTCTCCACTTTGTGCGGCCCTGTGTGCATGAGAGGACCAGCCATGCCAGGCTTTCTGCATGAAAGGGAGAGTGTTTAGCTTTTGAGGCTATTTGTGCCTCTGCCTCTGTAGTGTTTGTGTCCGATGGGAGGTGCCTGCGCCAGCTTCCTTAAAAAGGAGtaagggggtggtggtggtgtgtgtgtgtggggggggggggtttgtttgtttctccgCCGTGCCAGGAGAAGTGACAGCCATTCCGGCTcctttcacagaaaacacattcatctgTGTGAGAAAAGGCGGCCGGCGAGCTCAGATGAAAGGCCACGGGGGCTTTGCGTTGCACAGGAAGGCGCAGACTGTACATCGACTtcggcacaaacacaacacaagccatgtcacagagagacagacagagggaggggaggggagggaggaggggaggggaggggaagagggaggaagacaagCAGCAAATAAGAAAGGAAGGGAACTATTATGCTGATATTTGAGATTTGATTCATGCATTTATTGCATTATATATAATGCTATGGACCACGGTGGTCTGTCATGAGGGGCCTGTCACAGATGGACTCATCCCTCCACATCCTCGCATCTCATTAtctcaaaataaacaataatcatTACATTAAACCACTTTctacatgtttgtgttgctaTTAACAACCAAATCTACATCGAGCACAAAACCgtttattttattcatcaaaacaatgatacattttacattacatttaataagTGAAAGTATTGTTTTATGGAACATTGTGTTACATTTTAATTGGggttttttctgggggggggggggtcaggctgtttttttcagtgacacTGTGAGACTATAAATTATATAACAGAACGGAGCAGGTTTCAAATTCAATCAGAGGATCtggattttttgtttgaaaaagttttctttcttgttgttgccGCAGCCCtggatgacccccccccccccccccccccccccccccccccccccccccccccccccccccccccccccccccccccccccccccccccccccccccccccccccccccccccccccccgaccaggGGGGGTCACGACCAGGAACGAATTTGGTGCAAAAAAAGGCACGAAATCACAATGAAGTCGAGTTTGTTGTTGCTCGGACCTCGACAGATGAAATACTGgcattaatagtttttttttattattaatataaagaTGCCGCTATTCACACAGAGGAAGTCCTGACAACAGCaagttgaatttaaaattgttttcacCAATAAGGAGTTTAgattaacacaaaataaatgcgTTCAGGCGAGCAAGGCAaaggtttatatatttttgaccattattattattaatattagtagtattaatacatgtattagtagtagtattagtcaggatgaaatgtatttagttttttcaaacttaaaaacTTCATAAAAAAGGGAAATCGTGATCACAATAATCACATCGCGGTGTTGATATGGTGCAATAGGGCCGGTTGTTTATCGACTGtctatacattttgttttatttttaagttgtTGTTAACCAACAGCAtgagtgtttttaaattaatattttaggTTACAACAGCCCCTATTTTAAAAGATTCAAAAGCCCATTGAGTCTCACAAATAGTCCTCATATGTGCTGGAAATGATGACGAAGACCTTCATACTGTGAATTATGACGCCTGGTGTCTCACATCGAATCAAATGAATCATATTTGACTCGAAGTGGACGTCTAACCAGGGGAAGGCGGGAGAGGTGCAGCTCTGTcagcagctcttcttttttaataaataaaacaaaaacgatgcttttcatttaacAGACACgtggacaaatgaaaacatttgtagGGCCGCCATATCTGATTCATTATAGATGATTAAGAGCAATAATCGAGGCTCTTCAGCCTGCTGGGGTTCACGGTTTTTGATTTTagaattttgattttattttacaaacgCTGCCACCTTGAAATGatatggattttcttttgttcgTTACAAAACTTAATGCACATCAAGttttgtactgtgtgtgtgtgtgtgtgtgtgtgtgtgtgtgggtgtgtgtgtgtgtgtgtgtgtgagacaggggTGTCCAACAAGTGCAGCCACGGCGGGACACGCAGTCACTCTCCTCCCGCTGCCGCTGCAGGGCATCATCACTTTTACGCACCGGACCAGATTTCATTCCCCGGAGGCCAACAATCACGaaccgctcctcctcgctcgtTTCgccctctcactcactcactcactcactcatccaCTCTCCAACCCGCCTCCCACATCAACACTGAGTGAACTGCAACCGCAGCGACGCTTCACTCGAAACAACGTTTGTCCCAAATATCGCCGTGCTGCCCCTGTCAACTGGTGCGGATCACAGATGCGGCCTGTGGCAccaccatctccctctctcccaccactgAAGTACGTCGTGGCCAGTGACACTTCCAGTAAGAGATTCATTAAGTAAAATATATGTCATTCAGTCTGCACTCCAAGAACACACAATAACTTTTGCTACAAGCTGTTGAAGAAGTTGTTTCTTCCCTGTCGATTTGGTCTCTGAATCAGAAACCGGATGAGACAGAACAGCGTGACAGAACATTCAACGGTGGACTTTAGGAGCAAAGGTACCAGCCTGAATTTAATATTCCATGTCTGTAACGCGGTATTATGCCACAAATTAAAACCACCACACCCCCATGGgcattcaattattttatttacacaaatacaaaaaaaagtgtgttaatTCTGGTTTTACGCACGTCGCCCAAAATTGCGCAATGAACTTCTGGACTTCAAAAATGCCCGAACTCTGACCTGAGTTCAAATATGAGCcaggaaaaagaaggaaaaaagaaaaaatccgaATTAAGCTACAGGCCCAGTGAAGCAGGTGGAGCTCTGTGTCTTCACAGTGTAGTGAACAATGTACAAGGAGCGGTGAgaggtaaagagagaaaaagtgctTCCCTTTCTCCGCGGATCAATATCAGCGCCGCGGGAGGCGAACAGGAACCGGCATCGACGCACTGTTGTGCGGCTGACCTTTCCCACTCCCCACAGGTCATATACCTTCCTCCGCCGGAGAGGTCACCGGCGCCAGCCTCTGAAGGGGCCCAGTAGGAGGGAGATCTCGAGTACTAAATAAGCTGCATATGAAagtagtgggtttttttttttcttctcatcgaCACTTTTTCACTTGAgctaaaaaatgtaaaaaaatttaaaaaaaatgagagagaaagagagaggtgtaCACTATTAAATACACGAGGTGCACCTTGGGAAAACGAGACCAAATTGCTAAAAGATGAATTtccaagagaaaaagaacacaatttCTGGTGAGACTCTATAACTAATTTGAATTGATCTCATTCTCAGATCTGACCACCACTACCACATCGTCCCAGAAGCCAAAGTGGATGTGAGCAGCTTGTGCAACAGGAGGCAGCCGCTCCATGAGACACAAGACAGAAATAGTGAGTGAGTGccacttgctgctgctgctgcagtggagaGTCTGGGCCTGCAGCGACATCCACCATCACTATAACAAGTCCCTCAATATATCTGGACATCCACAAAGCATTAACTAGTATCACAATAAAGACACTGGAGTCATTGCACATGAAGACTCGCtaaaccacaaacaaacaaacagctgacaaacacttgttgttatttttttcttattatacATCTTAAGGTTATAGTCCCTTTAGTGAGGCCTGCTGGGACCGTGGTGTCCTCAGATCCCTCCATGCTATGACAGTTCACCGTGTGCCATTATCTACACCCACAGCATAAGAAAccatcaaaaaaacacacatacacacacacacacagacacacacacacacacacaaacacacaccaacaaaaaaaatcacatcttaATTAATAGCAAGGGACTATGGGAACATATGGTCATCTCCCATAACCAGAGCACGAGTACCGGACTCTCGTTGACCATATAGGACTAATCCCAGGTCAAGTTCAAGTTCACGACTGCGCCTGTGAACCCACTCCTGTGCAGTCGAGTGCACAGGCCCCGGACTCTCCACTGCACATGTACATggctgtgtttttaaaaaataaaaaattgtaacTGACCTTAGAAGATATATAAAGTGGCAAGATATGATTTATGGAAGAGAAAAGCATATATGCACACAAAAGCTCCGGGTGTGCAATATGACAATGCTCGGGGTTTTCTTCATTTAGACGAATGAAGAAAACTCAAGAACAGATTGAGCGAGAAATGAATTCCTccctatttatttatgtttcttccCCTCAATAGACTGACTGTGTTCACACATCTCAAATGAACTCCCAAGTGTCTGGTCTATGCACAGCGTCACAACAGCCCCATGGTGTACAGGGCCTGTAAGCGACGCTTTGCAAAGATGCAGGTAAACACACGCCACAATGCTCCTAAACCCAGGGGGAAAAATTTAAAAGTAAGAATTTGATGACTgaagaatatacagtatgtataattttttttctcctgagttTAGGTGTAAACGCCTcccaaaacaagacacaacCCACTAAGCAGCACCGGCAACGCGAAGCAggaataagcaaaaaaaaaaaagggaaatatttaGCACTTGCAACAcctttttattatatttgtatgCAGTAAAATTCTTATCACAATAAGGAAGGAAACACCTCTTAAAACTTTGAACAAAAGCACATAACGAAACAACTGCCCCATGTTTAGCTCGTAATTGTACATATTTATAGGTAAAGAAACATTCTTTATAAATACTGTTTCATCTGAAGCAAGTAAATACCATAATTTAATTACAAATGGATAAATATGGCAGtttgatatttacaaaaaaaaaagagggatggaTGTATAGTTTACAGAAAAGGTCCGACGGCACACAACGTTTATTCCTCCCCACAAATCTTCCAGATAGTATTTCACAATTCGAAACTTGCAAAGCACGAAAACATCACAAGTTAAAAAGCCCAGCAGaactaaaaaatatacattcacAAGCATAATATTGTGGTCTGTTTTTGAGTTAAGTGTTAACTTTGGCACTCGGTTCCAGTTTATAGGTGTTAAGTATAGTACAATCAATTTGCCTTTAAGATCACAATATTCAACGTTAtggtacaatttttttttattgtaatatgTGCACTAAAAGTCCAGTTAGAGAAATAGCTACCATTGAAGGAACACCTATACACCAAAGACTGACAAACTATCACAACcaatgttgggggggggggggggggggggggggtgggctttttaataattatttacaatatGAAATACAACCTCGactattttacatattttttcctCTGGCGGATAATCATTGTCTTCCCCTGGCGGAGCAGAAAgtaacaaaatagaaaataaacaaaatgttttagtgTGTGCCTcttgtgtgcacttgtgtgtcccccacaaaaaaaaaatctcctgctgGATGCCATCCAGtgctgtgaaacagaaaaaagtgtgtgtgtgtgtgtgtgtgtgtgtgtgtgtggcttcatttttttcccttcgtCTCATATAGTCCTAAACATACCATTCACTGAAATTGGAGGACAGGCCGCTGTGACTGGTGGTGTTGTGGACAGCCGAGGCTGGGGACATGGTGGTGTTGCTCTGGGTCTCGGTGGTGGGGGACACCAGGCCCGGGGGCGTGGAGGACTCATACCCGGAGCTGGCTGCTGGTGAGGAGTCGGACGCTGGTGGAGAGGCTTCGTGGACCTGGaggaaattgaagaaaaaagtaaatatgtattaaaaatctgaccaaaaaggaaaaaaaaaaaagagcatgtaAACTCAGATGTGAATGAATTATTTACACCCCCGACAAAAGTCCCCACAGACATCAGCACAtatgtgtcaaaacaaacatttaaccaaattagaaaaagtatattcagcagcacatttcactgAAGGCGAGGGGTGTGTTTAccttcatgtgttttcttagGGAGCTGGGGTGCGTGTAGGACTTGTCGCACATCTTGCAGAGGTAAGGCTTGTCCGACGTGTGAACGTGCATGTGTTTCTTTCGGTCGCTGCTGTTTGCGAACCTTCTGTCGCAGCCCTCGAACTCGCACTGGAACGGCTTCTCTccttcaggggggggggggggatgtagaAGAAACAAGAGTCAGATATATTTCTTTCCCAGAGAGATGCCTCGGGCACAGTGTGTAACATTAGGGAGACGTGCTCGACGTTCCGTGCGTAAAAGTTATGAATGTGCTCcctataaaaacaaaatcccagCAACTCATATCGTGGTACGAATTGTTTTTAGCCTATATGCAAAAGTTATACGCGTATTTATTCCTGTAaatgagatgggggggggggggggggggggggggggggggttgctacATCTTATTTTGCCTAAATAAAAGGGGGGCCTGCGTGATGGCCCCGCGTCTAGCACCTTTACGCAGCCCCCATTCTCTAAatagagggggaaaacaaaaggcaaatcCTCCGGCTACTACTCCTACTGCTGGTGGTGGGGCTGTGCTCGGGCTAAAAtcaacaccacaacacacacacacacacacacacacacacacaactcctgAACAAATATCGAGGGCAAATCGATTCTAAAATAGAAGCACACATGTTGTAATCTGGTGTTACCAAAGTAAGACAACgcacgtgggggggggggggtgatgagggattaaaataaaaataaaaacgcgCAGTAAGAAGCTACTGATCTGATTTACTGTACGAGCCCTGCGGTGCACGCGACGCGCTCGTACAGTCGCCCACTTTGACCCATTTTTAaagtttgccccccccccccccacacacacacacactaaccatCGAAAACTCCACTAACGGAATtcaatcgatttttttttcagcacgtttttggaaaatgttgcgCACAAGACGAGATGCTGGAATACGCATGGATAAcagcatatatacacacacacacacacatatatatatattgaagaATGAAATGACAACCACTTCTATAAGCTCGTTCTCTCCCTGGACGTGCTCCTAAATCTACTCCGTTCATTACTTTCTTACTATCGACTTTAGCTGCCGAAAATAGCTCCTGGTAATCAGATCTCCATGAGTGTTTGTCTTGGCCAAAGCGCATTTCTCTAACCCGAACAGCCGCAGCACAATAATTACACACGCACGGttcaccaacagcagcagcagcaccaccaccacctcgtTCTACCTTCtattcaaatgaaaaccagCACACATAGAGTCGCACTGCATGGATGATATTTACCTGTGTGCGTTCTCTTGTGTATCTTCAAGTTTTCCGACCGTGCGAAGACCTTGCCGCAGCCGGGGAAGGGGCACGGGAACGGCTTCTCGCCGGTGTGCACCCGAATGTGGTTGACCAGTTTGTATTTCGCCTTGAACGGTTTGCTCTCGCGGGCGCAGTCCTCCCAGAAGCAGACGTGGTTCGTCTGCTCCGGGCCGCCGACGTGCTCCACGGAGACGTGCGTGACCAGCTCGTGCATGGTGCTGAAAGTTTTGTTGCAGCACTTCTTCGGGTTGCTGAGCTGCTCGGGGTCGATCCACTTGCAGATGAGCTCCTGCTTGATGCACTGCTGCCTCATGTAGCGGAAAAAGGCaccggggtggtggtgggctgCCATGTTCATGCCCATGTTCATATTCATGGAGCCGTACTGGTTGTGCAGCTGCGCCGCCGAGTACGGGTCGGTCCTCGGGCTGGAGACCTGGTGGTACTGGTCGGA contains the following coding sequences:
- the zic2a gene encoding zinc finger protein ZIC 2a, with the translated sequence MLLDAGHQFPGLGVGSFARHHSTSEMQERDLSLAQNSFVDSAHMGAFKLNHDLSPGQSSAFSSQAPGYPAAALGAHAAHVTSYASSPFNSTRDFLFRSRGFGESSPASGQHAIFGPAAGSLHHSHTDSQGHILFPGIHEQHGSHGSPNVLNGQMRLGLPGEVFGRSDQYHQVSSPRTDPYSAAQLHNQYGSMNMNMGMNMAAHHHPGAFFRYMRQQCIKQELICKWIDPEQLSNPKKCCNKTFSTMHELVTHVSVEHVGGPEQTNHVCFWEDCARESKPFKAKYKLVNHIRVHTGEKPFPCPFPGCGKVFARSENLKIHKRTHTGEKPFQCEFEGCDRRFANSSDRKKHMHVHTSDKPYLCKMCDKSYTHPSSLRKHMKVHEASPPASDSSPAASSGYESSTPPGLVSPTTETQSNTTMSPASAVHNTTSHSGLSSNFSEWYV